A portion of the Flavobacterium magnum genome contains these proteins:
- a CDS encoding proline dehydrogenase family protein, which translates to MEKIFNNTQTAFALKTDTELDRAYFLFKMIASEPLVRIGTAVTNFAIKAHLPVEGLIRATVFDHFCGGVNEADCLPVVDKMFTKGVSSVLDYSVEGKEEEAQFDAALDMTLKTIHFAEERQSIPFAVFKPTGFGRFELYEKLGEGQTLSAEEQEEWNRVVARFDHVCKVAHDKDVALLIDAEESWMQDAADDLVADMMRKYNKEKAIVFNTLQMYRHDRMDYLKKLHDQAKSEGFYIGMKIVRGAYMEKEHKRAEEKGYPTPICASKEATDENYDAAILYMVRHINNMAIFAGTHNEESSYKLMELMAAHNIPKNDGRVWFGQLYGMSDNISFNLAAADYHVAKYLPFGPVRDVMPYLIRRAEENTSVAGQTSRELNLLKAERNRRRGR; encoded by the coding sequence ATGGAAAAAATCTTCAACAACACGCAAACCGCATTTGCACTCAAGACAGATACCGAACTCGACCGCGCTTATTTCCTCTTTAAGATGATTGCGAGTGAGCCCCTGGTGCGTATTGGGACGGCCGTGACCAACTTTGCCATCAAAGCGCATTTGCCTGTCGAAGGGCTGATCCGTGCGACTGTCTTTGACCATTTCTGCGGCGGCGTTAATGAAGCCGACTGCCTGCCGGTAGTCGACAAGATGTTTACCAAAGGCGTATCGTCGGTGTTGGATTATTCCGTGGAAGGCAAGGAAGAAGAAGCGCAATTTGATGCCGCGTTGGACATGACGCTCAAAACCATCCATTTTGCGGAAGAAAGGCAATCAATCCCTTTTGCAGTTTTTAAGCCGACCGGTTTCGGACGTTTTGAACTGTATGAAAAATTGGGTGAGGGGCAAACGCTCAGCGCCGAAGAGCAGGAAGAATGGAACCGCGTTGTTGCCCGTTTTGACCATGTCTGTAAAGTGGCCCACGATAAGGATGTTGCACTGCTGATTGATGCCGAGGAAAGTTGGATGCAGGATGCCGCCGATGACCTCGTGGCGGATATGATGCGAAAATACAACAAGGAAAAAGCCATCGTTTTCAACACCTTACAGATGTATCGCCACGACCGGATGGATTACCTGAAGAAACTGCACGACCAGGCCAAATCAGAGGGATTCTACATCGGGATGAAGATTGTACGCGGCGCCTACATGGAAAAGGAACACAAACGCGCGGAAGAAAAAGGCTATCCCACGCCGATCTGCGCTTCCAAAGAAGCTACGGATGAGAATTACGATGCCGCCATCCTGTACATGGTCAGGCACATCAATAACATGGCCATCTTCGCAGGCACCCACAATGAGGAAAGCTCTTACAAACTGATGGAACTTATGGCGGCGCATAACATTCCGAAAAACGACGGGCGCGTCTGGTTCGGACAGTTGTACGGTATGAGCGACAACATCAGTTTTAACCTCGCTGCTGCAGATTACCACGTGGCAAAATACCTCCCGTTTGGTCCCGTCCGTGATGTGATGCCGTACCTGATTCGCCGTGCTGAGGAGAATACTTCAGTTGCCGGGCAAACGAGCCGTGAACTCAATTTACTGAAAGCGGAGCGCAACCGCAGGAGGGGCAGGTAA
- a CDS encoding porin, which produces MKKILPILFLLCAASANAQEIIRNKKDNDLKLSSLPYYNYGKGLGITSPDSIFQFNIRFRIQNRVTYFDNEGQDPYYEGQVRRLRMRFDGFVGNPRFLYVLQISFGAGDVGSEKAGENLNVIRDAILYYRPNTHWQFGFGVTKLPGTRQTVNSSGAIQLTDRSINNFKFAIDRDFGFHFANLNEFKDKFSYNFKGAISLGEGRNWATNNPNVPAIKDNNGLSYTGKIELLPLGTFKKDGHYFEGDILREPKPRLMVSGAYNINLKARKTLGQTGDLLYEARDMSSLLLDAIAKYNGWAAMLTYMNRVADNPVTVNPTDPTLTRAVFAGQGMDYQLSYVFPSKYEFIGRYSTQKVADEISAYSPDTDQFSFGINKYIWEHALKLQSEFTYEKLDFANGSSANNWYVRFQIEVGI; this is translated from the coding sequence ATGAAAAAAATCTTACCCATTCTGTTCCTGCTTTGTGCGGCGTCAGCAAACGCCCAGGAAATCATCCGGAATAAGAAGGACAACGACCTCAAATTGTCGTCCCTGCCTTATTACAACTACGGAAAAGGCCTAGGCATCACGTCGCCGGACAGTATTTTCCAGTTCAACATCCGTTTCAGGATACAGAACCGTGTGACCTATTTTGATAATGAAGGGCAGGACCCGTATTACGAAGGTCAGGTGCGCCGCCTCAGGATGCGGTTTGACGGATTTGTAGGAAATCCTAGATTCCTGTACGTACTGCAGATTTCGTTCGGTGCCGGCGACGTCGGCTCGGAAAAAGCAGGGGAAAACCTGAACGTGATCCGCGACGCGATCTTATACTACCGCCCCAATACACATTGGCAATTCGGGTTTGGGGTGACAAAGCTTCCGGGCACGAGGCAGACCGTGAATTCCTCAGGTGCCATCCAGCTCACCGACCGTTCCATCAACAACTTTAAGTTCGCGATAGACCGTGATTTCGGTTTCCATTTCGCCAACCTCAATGAGTTCAAAGATAAGTTTTCGTATAATTTCAAAGGCGCGATCAGCCTGGGTGAGGGTCGGAACTGGGCAACGAACAACCCGAATGTACCCGCCATTAAAGACAACAACGGGCTGTCATACACCGGAAAGATTGAATTGTTGCCGCTGGGGACTTTTAAGAAGGACGGGCATTACTTTGAAGGCGATATCCTGAGGGAGCCCAAACCCAGGCTGATGGTTTCGGGCGCGTACAATATCAACCTTAAAGCCAGAAAAACATTAGGACAAACCGGTGACTTGTTGTACGAAGCACGCGATATGTCATCGTTATTGCTCGACGCGATTGCCAAATACAATGGGTGGGCTGCCATGCTGACCTATATGAACCGCGTTGCTGATAACCCGGTCACCGTCAACCCGACCGATCCCACTTTAACGCGGGCGGTATTCGCGGGGCAAGGCATGGATTACCAGCTCAGCTACGTGTTCCCCTCTAAGTATGAGTTCATCGGTCGTTATTCGACCCAGAAGGTGGCCGATGAAATCAGCGCCTATTCGCCTGACACGGACCAGTTCAGTTTCGGCATCAACAAGTATATCTGGGAGCATGCACTGAAATTGCAATCCGAGTTTACCTACGAAAAGCTCGACTTTGCCAACGGGAGCTCGGCGAATAATTGGTATGTGCGGTTCCAGATTGAGGTCGGGATTTAA
- the prmA gene encoding 50S ribosomal protein L11 methyltransferase, with protein sequence MSNIYLGYHFTIEPKASGAEILVAELGEKPFESFVETDFGVTAYVQKSLWTADILDDIYILNSPEFTVSYQVEEIEQVNWNEEWEKNFEPIDVDGKCHVRAPFHPKTHAAYDIVIEPKMSFGTGHHETTHMMIQHLLEMDVRGMKTLDMGCGTAILAILAEMKGAGPTDAIDIDNWCYLNSIENAERNGCTQITVYEGDAALLAGKRYDLIIANINRNILLNDMQAYVDSLNKGGQLLLSGFYEDDIPAIDACCTEKGLRYVKKFQRNNWVSLKYAY encoded by the coding sequence ATGTCAAATATCTATTTGGGATACCATTTTACAATTGAGCCAAAGGCGTCAGGCGCCGAAATTTTAGTAGCCGAATTGGGTGAAAAACCGTTCGAAAGTTTTGTGGAAACCGACTTCGGGGTGACGGCCTACGTGCAAAAAAGCCTATGGACCGCCGACATCCTGGATGACATTTACATCCTCAATTCGCCTGAATTTACGGTTTCATATCAGGTCGAAGAAATAGAACAGGTGAACTGGAACGAGGAATGGGAGAAAAATTTTGAGCCGATTGACGTTGACGGCAAATGCCATGTACGTGCCCCTTTCCACCCGAAAACGCACGCAGCATACGACATTGTGATTGAGCCGAAGATGAGTTTCGGCACGGGCCATCATGAGACGACGCACATGATGATCCAGCATTTGCTTGAGATGGATGTGCGCGGCATGAAAACGCTTGACATGGGCTGCGGTACCGCCATCCTGGCCATCCTGGCTGAAATGAAAGGTGCCGGGCCAACAGATGCGATTGATATCGACAACTGGTGCTACCTCAATTCGATTGAAAATGCGGAACGCAACGGTTGCACGCAGATCACGGTCTATGAAGGGGATGCGGCCTTACTGGCAGGTAAACGCTATGACCTGATTATCGCAAACATCAACCGAAATATCCTGCTTAATGACATGCAGGCTTATGTGGACAGCCTGAACAAGGGCGGACAGTTGCTTTTGAGCGGATTCTACGAGGACGACATCCCGGCAATCGATGCCTGCTGCACGGAAAAAGGATTGAGATACGTTAAGAAATTCCAGCGTAACAACTGGGTTTCGCTGAAATACGCTTACTGA
- a CDS encoding ATP-dependent Clp protease adaptor ClpS — translation MDTIEKVLEEVLTEEAVGNNNEIVLYNDDVNTFDHVIETLIRVCSHTAEQAEQCAILVHYKGKCTVKTGSFEELKPQCTQLLEAGLSAEIV, via the coding sequence ATGGATACCATTGAAAAAGTTTTAGAGGAGGTCCTGACCGAGGAAGCGGTGGGCAACAACAATGAAATCGTTTTGTACAACGATGACGTAAACACCTTCGACCATGTCATCGAGACCTTAATCCGCGTGTGCAGCCATACCGCTGAACAAGCCGAGCAATGCGCGATACTGGTGCATTACAAAGGAAAATGTACCGTGAAAACCGGATCGTTTGAGGAATTGAAGCCGCAATGCACCCAATTATTGGAAGCGGGACTGAGTGCCGAAATCGTGTAA
- a CDS encoding T9SS type A sorting domain-containing protein translates to MRKIYALLCLATAGYGQQNINFETGGQGANYTWNVFENDSNPALEFVDNPNPSGINISPTVAKFTTLITGMPYAGTETQHGNMGTFTLDADHATIKIMVYKSVISDVGIKLVQPGNGAQPEIKVSNTVINQWEELSFNFSAQVGTTFDQIVVFPDFSGSPRTYGCVTYFDNITFGMAEAQPQPLTAAPTPVLPQAQVISMFSDAYQDVPVDTWRTAWSDAVLQDLAIDGNPTKRYTNLNFVGIETIASQIDATQMDYFNVDVWSPDFTIFKIKLVDFGPNAIYDGGGDDSEHEITFNNPQQGSWITYSIPLTDFANLQHRDHISQLIFVGGNKTVYVDNVYFSRAELQAADPQTPEFSMYPNPVKDQLHILNPSGIDQIRICNIHGQLLYQSDTPAGDVEINTQFLTAGTYFITVNSGGKTAVKKFIKQ, encoded by the coding sequence ATGAGAAAAATTTACGCATTACTTTGTCTGGCTACAGCCGGTTATGGCCAGCAGAATATCAACTTCGAAACTGGCGGGCAAGGTGCCAATTACACCTGGAACGTTTTTGAAAATGACAGCAATCCGGCGCTCGAGTTTGTGGACAATCCAAATCCTTCAGGCATTAACATTTCACCTACCGTTGCCAAATTTACCACACTCATCACCGGCATGCCCTACGCAGGGACAGAGACGCAGCATGGGAATATGGGGACTTTCACGCTGGATGCCGACCATGCCACTATAAAAATCATGGTGTACAAATCTGTCATCAGCGATGTCGGCATCAAACTAGTTCAGCCCGGTAACGGGGCGCAGCCGGAGATTAAGGTATCAAACACGGTCATTAACCAATGGGAAGAACTCTCCTTTAATTTTTCTGCGCAGGTAGGCACAACATTTGACCAGATTGTCGTGTTTCCTGACTTTTCCGGATCTCCGCGGACTTATGGCTGCGTAACGTATTTCGACAACATCACTTTCGGGATGGCAGAAGCCCAACCGCAACCACTCACCGCTGCCCCTACCCCCGTACTGCCGCAGGCCCAGGTCATCTCAATGTTCAGCGATGCGTATCAGGATGTTCCTGTCGACACCTGGAGGACCGCCTGGTCTGATGCCGTGCTGCAGGATTTGGCAATTGACGGGAATCCGACGAAAAGGTATACCAATTTAAACTTCGTCGGGATTGAAACCATAGCCTCACAAATTGATGCCACGCAGATGGATTATTTTAATGTGGATGTCTGGTCGCCCGATTTCACTATTTTCAAGATAAAATTGGTCGACTTTGGTCCGAACGCCATATACGACGGCGGCGGCGATGACAGCGAACATGAAATAACATTTAACAATCCGCAACAGGGCAGCTGGATCACGTACAGCATTCCGCTTACCGATTTTGCCAACCTGCAACACAGGGATCATATTTCACAACTGATTTTTGTGGGCGGAAATAAAACCGTGTATGTTGATAACGTGTACTTCAGCAGAGCCGAACTACAGGCAGCAGATCCGCAAACGCCTGAATTCAGCATGTATCCGAATCCGGTAAAAGACCAGCTTCATATCCTGAACCCATCCGGGATCGACCAGATCAGGATTTGTAATATACACGGGCAGCTGCTTTATCAAAGCGATACCCCTGCCGGTGACGTAGAGATCAATACGCAATTTCTCACAGCGGGAACCTATTTTATCACCGTCAACAGTGGTGGAAAGACGGCAGTGAAAAAATTCATTAAACAGTAG
- a CDS encoding T9SS type A sorting domain-containing protein, with product MKKITISLCLMLYSLGYSQQPSAAAENPSLPQSDVISMFSNVYTNVPVDTWQTSWSAATLEDVQIAGNDVKKYSGLSFVGIETVASQLDITAMTYFNVDVWSADFPLFKVKLVDFGADAAFGGGDDKEHEITFNAPAQNQWVHLHIPLSEFENLTTRQHIAQLIFVGGNATVFVDNVYFSNEVTVPVVTDPVVAAPTPTVPSSDVISMFSNAYTNVPVDTWRTSWSDATLTDVQVDGNDTKKYTGLNFVGIETVAQQLDINGMTHFNVDVWSPNFTIFKVKLVDFGNDGAFGGGDDTEHELTFDAPALNQWVTLHIPLADFTNLMGRQHIAQLIFVGGGGKVYVDNVYFSNETTVPPVTDPLTAAPDPVLPQSDVISLFSNVYNNVAVDTWRTDWSSAALEDVQVAGNDTKKYTSLVFVGVETVAQQLDITGMSHFNADVWSPDFTVFKVKLVDFGNDGAFGGGDDTEHEVTIDNPAQGQWVNIHIPLSDFTNLMGRQHIAQLIFVSSNTKVYVDNVYFSDENVTPPVTDPLTAAPDPVLPQEDVLSMFSNVYTNVPVDTWQTSWSAATLEDVQVDGNDTKKYTGLSFVGIETVANQLDITGMTVFNVDVWSPDFTIFKVKLVDFGADAAFGGGDDTEHEVTFNAPAQGQWISLHIPLSQFENLAGRQHIAQLIFASSNAKVYVDNVYFSNEPIIVIPTDPTVAAPAPTLPQAQVMSMFSNAYTNVPVDTWRTSWSDATLTEVQVDGDDTKKYTGLNFVGIETVAQQLDITSMTHFNVDVWSPDFSVFKVKLVDFGADAAFGGGDDTEHEIVFNNLTQSDWNTIQIPLSDFTNLMGRQHIAQLIFASSNAKVYVDNVYFSTDQLGVTDNESVKMTMYPNPASTTLHLSAQQPIDSVLVFNTIGQKVINVEPGTSTATIDVRSLNAGMYIVNTTIGGKTVSQKLIIK from the coding sequence ATGAAAAAAATTACAATATCGCTTTGCCTGATGTTATATTCATTAGGTTATTCACAGCAACCATCCGCTGCGGCTGAGAACCCCTCCCTGCCGCAATCGGATGTGATCTCGATGTTCAGCAATGTGTACACCAATGTACCTGTAGACACCTGGCAGACCTCGTGGTCAGCAGCCACACTGGAGGATGTGCAGATTGCCGGAAATGATGTTAAGAAATACTCCGGGCTCAGCTTTGTCGGGATTGAAACCGTGGCAAGCCAGCTCGACATCACTGCGATGACGTATTTCAATGTCGACGTCTGGTCTGCTGATTTTCCGCTTTTTAAAGTGAAGTTGGTTGACTTTGGTGCTGACGCGGCCTTTGGCGGCGGCGATGACAAGGAACATGAAATTACCTTCAACGCTCCTGCCCAGAATCAATGGGTGCATCTGCACATCCCGCTGTCCGAATTTGAGAACCTGACAACCAGGCAACATATTGCCCAGCTGATTTTCGTTGGCGGCAACGCCACAGTATTTGTAGACAATGTGTACTTCAGCAATGAAGTGACCGTACCGGTGGTTACCGACCCAGTCGTGGCGGCTCCGACCCCAACAGTTCCGTCATCGGATGTCATTTCAATGTTCAGCAACGCGTATACCAACGTTCCTGTAGACACCTGGCGCACCAGCTGGTCAGATGCCACGCTTACTGATGTACAGGTTGATGGCAACGATACCAAGAAATATACCGGGCTCAATTTCGTAGGAATTGAAACCGTCGCGCAACAGCTTGACATCAACGGTATGACCCATTTCAATGTCGATGTGTGGTCGCCAAATTTCACCATATTCAAGGTTAAGCTGGTCGATTTCGGCAATGATGGCGCCTTTGGTGGCGGGGATGATACAGAACACGAACTGACATTCGACGCGCCTGCACTGAACCAATGGGTAACGCTGCACATCCCGTTGGCTGATTTTACGAACCTCATGGGACGGCAGCACATCGCCCAGCTGATTTTTGTTGGCGGCGGCGGAAAAGTGTATGTCGACAACGTATATTTCAGCAATGAGACGACGGTGCCTCCTGTGACCGATCCGTTAACGGCGGCACCAGACCCTGTGTTGCCGCAATCGGATGTCATTTCATTGTTCAGCAACGTTTACAACAATGTAGCTGTTGACACCTGGCGTACCGATTGGTCTTCGGCAGCACTCGAAGACGTGCAGGTGGCCGGAAACGACACGAAAAAATATACGTCACTTGTGTTTGTTGGCGTTGAAACCGTAGCACAGCAACTTGACATCACCGGAATGAGCCATTTTAACGCTGACGTCTGGTCGCCTGATTTCACCGTATTTAAAGTGAAACTGGTCGATTTTGGAAATGACGGCGCTTTCGGCGGCGGTGATGATACGGAGCACGAAGTGACAATCGATAACCCGGCACAGGGTCAATGGGTAAATATCCACATCCCTTTAAGTGATTTCACCAACCTGATGGGCAGGCAGCACATCGCCCAATTAATCTTTGTAAGCTCAAATACCAAAGTATATGTAGACAACGTATATTTCAGCGACGAAAATGTTACACCTCCTGTCACTGATCCGTTGACTGCGGCTCCGGACCCAGTCCTTCCGCAGGAAGATGTACTGTCTATGTTCAGCAACGTATACACCAACGTACCCGTAGACACCTGGCAAACCTCATGGTCTGCGGCCACACTGGAAGACGTACAGGTGGATGGAAACGACACCAAAAAATACACCGGTTTGAGCTTCGTAGGTATCGAGACCGTAGCAAACCAACTCGATATCACGGGGATGACCGTTTTCAATGTTGATGTATGGTCACCTGACTTTACCATCTTTAAGGTAAAATTGGTAGATTTCGGAGCTGATGCGGCATTCGGCGGTGGCGACGACACAGAACATGAAGTCACGTTTAATGCGCCGGCACAAGGCCAGTGGATTTCGCTCCACATTCCGTTGTCACAGTTCGAGAACCTGGCCGGAAGGCAGCACATTGCGCAATTGATTTTCGCAAGCAGCAACGCCAAAGTATATGTGGATAATGTGTATTTCAGCAATGAGCCGATCATCGTAATCCCGACAGATCCTACGGTAGCGGCCCCTGCCCCTACTTTGCCTCAGGCGCAGGTGATGTCCATGTTCAGCAACGCTTACACGAATGTTCCCGTAGATACCTGGCGTACCAGCTGGTCTGATGCCACGCTGACTGAGGTGCAGGTAGATGGCGACGACACTAAAAAATATACCGGACTGAACTTTGTTGGTATAGAAACAGTTGCACAACAACTTGATATCACTTCGATGACGCACTTCAATGTCGATGTGTGGTCTCCTGATTTCTCGGTATTCAAGGTCAAGCTCGTTGATTTCGGTGCTGACGCTGCGTTTGGTGGCGGCGATGATACTGAGCATGAGATCGTGTTTAACAACCTGACGCAGTCAGATTGGAACACAATCCAGATTCCGTTATCCGATTTTACAAACCTGATGGGAAGGCAGCATATCGCCCAATTGATTTTCGCGAGCAGCAACGCCAAGGTTTATGTCGACAACGTGTATTTCAGTACAGACCAATTAGGCGTGACTGATAACGAATCGGTCAAAATGACGATGTATCCTAATCCGGCATCGACGACGCTGCACTTGTCTGCCCAACAGCCTATCGACTCGGTTTTGGTTTTCAACACCATCGGTCAAAAGGTCATTAATGTGGAGCCTGGTACCAGTACAGCGACAATCGACGTGCGTTCGCTGAACGCCGGGATGTACATTGTCAACACCACCATTGGCGGTAAGACGGTTTCTCAAAAATTGATCATTAAATAA
- a CDS encoding helix-turn-helix and ligand-binding sensor domain-containing protein, which produces MLKRIVPIVILICGILQAQDLPPILKYAPSLYEAGNQNWMMGQDKNNYIYAANNEGLLEFNGTDWKLYPTPNETIIRSVKVIGDRIYTGCYMEFGFWKRQQDGRLIYVSLSEKIRNRILPDEQIWNILQYDQWIIFQSLNRIYIYDSKGGQFNIIQPKSLINKAFKTGNAVYYQTVGEGLFEIENGKSILVSGNPQLVSNKIVGLIADNDGLIIQTQYNGFYRYNNGALTKWATEADEALAQSSVYSTQLLSDGGFALGCVSNGVFILSKEGKIRYHLTQSKGLSNNTALSLFEDRDKNLWIGLDNGINCVNLQSPVKSFTDDSGILGTVYASVLHNNMLYVGTNQGLFCRNYYGTEPFRFVSGTKGQVWSLFAYDGTLFCGHDTGTFVVTGSAAQQIFSASGTWKFRTVPNTPDLLLQGNYYGISVLKRSNGLWSFRNRISGFDYSTKYFELGNKHDIYISHEYKGVFRISVDADFTKGFGLKAYAAPSKGKNAGLTKFNGTIYYAYKGGVFSLNPKTKDFEKDRFLSSIFAKDDYTSGNLIVDNSNKLWLFTKNYINYFSPGKLSAGLKQNVIPIPASLTNSMLGYENISRISPSNYLIGTTDGYYTININDFGVSNYKILITAVTANAMNGTPFFAPISASGEFPYANNNITFAYTIPEYNKYVNAEYQYLLDGMQDNWSTLSSKSVVNFKNLSAGSYTFKVRAKIGNLYSENVAEYRFTILKPWYATNLAILIYVILLMVLAHFVNKSYKNYYQKQKEKLIEENNLLLEIKELENEQQLMKMRNEQLTMDVDSKNRELAASTMSLIQKNELLTLIKDDLRKTTEDPNNKNIKSVISTINKNINEEDTWNAFKEAFNNADKDFLKKIKAAHPSLTPNDLRLCAYLRLNLSSKEIAPLLNISVRSVEIKRYRLRKKMDLSHEQGLVEYILAV; this is translated from the coding sequence TTGCTTAAAAGAATAGTCCCCATAGTCATCCTCATTTGTGGCATCCTCCAGGCACAGGACCTGCCCCCCATTTTAAAGTATGCCCCGTCACTGTATGAGGCCGGCAACCAGAATTGGATGATGGGACAGGATAAAAACAACTACATCTACGCGGCGAATAACGAAGGCTTACTCGAATTTAATGGTACGGACTGGAAACTGTATCCGACGCCAAACGAAACCATCATACGGTCGGTAAAGGTCATTGGTGACCGGATTTACACGGGCTGCTATATGGAATTCGGTTTCTGGAAACGCCAGCAGGACGGCAGGTTAATTTATGTATCACTCAGCGAAAAGATCAGAAACAGGATTTTGCCCGACGAGCAGATCTGGAATATCCTGCAATACGATCAGTGGATCATCTTCCAGTCGCTCAACCGGATTTATATTTACGATTCCAAAGGTGGCCAATTCAATATCATACAGCCCAAAAGTCTTATAAACAAGGCGTTTAAGACGGGTAATGCAGTGTACTACCAGACCGTCGGAGAGGGGCTCTTCGAGATTGAGAATGGCAAAAGCATCCTTGTGTCAGGCAACCCGCAGCTGGTTTCAAACAAGATTGTCGGCCTGATCGCTGACAATGACGGACTGATCATACAGACGCAGTACAACGGATTCTACCGGTACAACAATGGGGCGCTTACCAAATGGGCCACGGAAGCCGACGAAGCCCTTGCGCAAAGCAGCGTCTATTCTACCCAGCTGCTTTCCGATGGTGGGTTTGCACTCGGCTGCGTGTCCAATGGCGTCTTTATCCTGTCCAAAGAGGGAAAAATCCGCTACCACCTTACTCAAAGCAAAGGCCTGAGCAACAATACGGCGTTGTCGCTGTTTGAGGATCGGGATAAAAACCTTTGGATCGGACTTGACAATGGCATCAACTGCGTCAACCTTCAATCGCCGGTGAAAAGCTTCACCGATGATTCCGGAATCCTGGGTACGGTGTATGCCTCGGTGTTGCATAACAATATGCTGTATGTAGGCACCAATCAGGGATTGTTCTGCAGGAATTACTATGGAACAGAGCCATTCCGTTTTGTTTCGGGAACCAAAGGCCAGGTCTGGTCGTTGTTTGCGTATGATGGAACGCTGTTTTGCGGGCACGATACGGGGACATTTGTGGTAACTGGAAGTGCGGCCCAGCAGATTTTCAGCGCCTCGGGAACATGGAAATTCAGGACCGTACCAAACACGCCCGATTTGCTGTTACAGGGGAATTATTACGGGATCTCAGTATTGAAGCGCAGCAACGGACTGTGGTCGTTCCGGAACCGCATCTCGGGTTTCGACTATTCGACGAAGTATTTTGAACTGGGCAACAAGCACGATATTTACATCAGCCACGAATACAAGGGCGTTTTTCGGATTTCGGTCGATGCGGATTTCACGAAAGGCTTCGGACTAAAAGCCTACGCCGCACCTTCCAAAGGAAAGAACGCCGGCCTGACGAAGTTCAATGGAACCATTTACTATGCATACAAAGGCGGTGTCTTCAGCCTGAATCCTAAAACAAAAGATTTCGAAAAAGACCGTTTCCTCAGCAGCATTTTTGCAAAAGACGATTATACTTCGGGAAACCTGATTGTCGATAATTCGAATAAACTGTGGCTTTTTACCAAAAACTATATCAATTATTTTTCACCCGGAAAGCTCAGCGCGGGATTGAAACAGAATGTCATACCCATACCCGCGTCGCTGACCAACTCGATGCTCGGGTATGAAAACATCAGCCGCATCAGCCCGTCCAATTACCTTATTGGAACCACTGACGGCTATTACACCATCAACATCAATGATTTCGGTGTAAGCAATTACAAGATCCTCATTACAGCGGTCACCGCCAATGCGATGAACGGTACGCCATTTTTCGCTCCCATTTCAGCCTCGGGTGAGTTCCCATATGCAAATAACAACATCACCTTCGCTTACACCATTCCTGAGTACAACAAGTACGTGAATGCCGAATACCAGTACCTGCTTGACGGGATGCAGGATAACTGGAGTACCTTGTCTTCAAAATCAGTTGTCAATTTTAAAAACCTGTCTGCGGGAAGCTACACCTTCAAAGTGCGTGCGAAAATCGGTAACCTGTATTCCGAAAATGTTGCCGAATACCGGTTCACCATACTAAAACCATGGTACGCGACGAACCTGGCAATATTGATCTACGTAATCCTGTTGATGGTGCTCGCCCACTTCGTCAACAAGTCGTATAAAAATTACTACCAGAAACAAAAAGAAAAACTCATTGAGGAAAACAACCTGTTGCTTGAGATCAAGGAATTGGAAAATGAACAGCAACTAATGAAGATGCGCAATGAGCAGCTGACGATGGACGTAGACAGCAAAAACCGCGAACTTGCCGCATCCACCATGAGCCTGATACAGAAAAATGAGCTGCTGACACTGATTAAGGACGATCTCAGGAAAACCACAGAAGACCCGAACAATAAGAACATCAAATCAGTCATCTCAACGATTAATAAGAATATCAATGAGGAGGACACCTGGAACGCATTCAAGGAAGCATTCAATAATGCCGATAAGGATTTCCTGAAGAAGATCAAGGCCGCACATCCGTCCCTAACACCGAATGACCTCAGGCTGTGCGCGTACCTCAGGCTGAACCTCTCTTCCAAGGAAATTGCGCCGCTACTTAACATTTCGGTGCGCAGTGTGGAGATCAAGCGGTACCGATTGCGGAAAAAGATGGACTTATCACATGAGCAGGGTCTGGTCGAATACATCCTGGCCGTCTGA